The following DNA comes from Arthrobacter sp. SLBN-83.
AACAGTTTTTGGCCCGCTCCATCCGGCTGGCAACGGCCAATGTCCTCAACAGCGGAGGCCCGTTCGGCGCCATGATCGTCATGGCGGACGGGCAGGCATTCGACGGCGTCAACCGCGTCACCGCGGATAACGATCCCACCGCCCACGCGGAAGTCACCGCCATCCGCACCGCATGCCGCGAACTGGGCACCTTCGACCTCAGCGGCGCCACCCTCTACACCAGCTGCGAGCCCTGCCCCATGTGCCTGGCCTCCGCGCTCTGGGCACGGGTAAGCCGCGTTGTCTACGCCGCAGACCGGCACGACGCCGCCTCCGTCGGCTTCGACGACGCGGTGTTCTACGAGTACTTCGAAAACCAGGACAGGGATTCCCTGATGCCGGTCTCCAAGCTGGAACTGGGCGATCCCCAGGCCCCGGCCCCGCTGGAGCCGTTCAACACCTGGAACACGCTCGAATCCAGGATCGACTACTAGGCCCGGCGGCTTCGATGACCATCCTGGACCATTCCCACGAGGAGCATTCGGCTCCAACCACCAGC
Coding sequences within:
- a CDS encoding nucleoside deaminase, translating into MSTTVTAEQFLARSIRLATANVLNSGGPFGAMIVMADGQAFDGVNRVTADNDPTAHAEVTAIRTACRELGTFDLSGATLYTSCEPCPMCLASALWARVSRVVYAADRHDAASVGFDDAVFYEYFENQDRDSLMPVSKLELGDPQAPAPLEPFNTWNTLESRIDY